In Equus quagga isolate Etosha38 chromosome 14, UCLA_HA_Equagga_1.0, whole genome shotgun sequence, one DNA window encodes the following:
- the THAP12 gene encoding 52 kDa repressor of the inhibitor of the protein kinase: MPNFCAAPNCTRKSTQSDLAFFRFPRDPARCQKWVENCRRADLEDKTPDQLNKHYRLCAKHFETSMICRTSPYRTVLRDNAIPTIFDLTSHLNNPHSRHRKRIKELSEDEIRTLKQKKIDETSEQEQKHKEINNSSAQKPSAEEGGEEQDEDILPLTLEEKENKEYLKSLFEILILMGKQNIPLDGHEADEIPEGLFTPDNFQALLECRINSGEEVLRKRFETTAVNTLFCSKTQQKQMLEICESCIREETLREVRDSHFFSIITDDVVDIAGEEHLPVLVRFVDESHNLREEFVGFLPYEADAEILAVKFHTTITEKWGLNMEYCRGQAYIVSSGFSSKMKVVASRLLEKYPQAIYTLCSSCALNMWLAKSVPVMGVSVALGTIEEVCSFFHRSPQLLLELDNVITVLFQNNEERGKELKEICHSHWTGRHDAFEILVDLLQALVLCLDGINSDTSIRWNNCIAGRAFVLCSAVTDFDFIVTIVVLKNVLSFTRAFGKNLQGQTSDVFFAASSLTAVLHSLNEVMENIEVYHEFWFEEATNLATKLDIQMKLPGKFRRAQQGNLESQLTSEGYYKETLSVPTVEHIIQELKDIFSEQHLKALKCLSLVPSVMGQLKFNTSEEHHADMYRSDLPNPDTLSAELHCWRIKWKHRGKDIELPSTIYEALHLPDIKFFPNVYALLKVLCILPVMKVENERYENGRKRLKAYLRNTLTDQRSSNLALLNINFDIKHDLDLMVDTYIKLYTAKSELPTENSETIENT; the protein is encoded by the exons atGCCAGAAGTGGGTGGAGAATTGTAGGAGAGCAGATTTAGAAGATAAAACACCTGATCAACTAAATAAACATTATCGattatgtgccaaacactttGAGACCTCTATGATCTGTCGAACT agtccTTATAGGACAGTTCTTCGAGATAATGCAATACCAACAATATTTGATCTTACCAGCCATTTGAACAATCCACATAGTAGGCACAGAAAACGAATAAAAGAATTG aGTGAAGATGAAATCAGGacactgaaacagaaaaaaa TTGATGAAACGTCTGAGCAGGaacagaaacataaagaaataaacaacagcaGTGCTCAGAAGCCCAGTGCAGAAGAGGGAGGTGAAGAACAGGATGAAGACATTTTACCTTTAACccttgaggagaaggaaaacaaagaatacttaaaatctttatttgaaattttgattcttatgggaaaacaaaacataccTCTGGATGGACATGAAGCTGATGAAATCCCAGAAGGTCTCTTTACTCCTGATAACTTTCAAGCCCTGCTGGAGTGCCGGATAAATTCTGGTGAAGAGGTTCTGAGAAAGCGCTTTGAGACAACAGCAGTTAACACATTGTTCTGTTCGAAAACACAGCAGAAACAGATGTTGGAGATCTGTGAGAGCTGCATCCGGGAAGAAACCCTCAGGGAGGTGAGAGACTCTCACTTCTTTTCCATTATCACTGACGATGTCGTGGACATAGCAGGGGAAGAGCACCTGCCTGTGTTGGTGAGGTTTGTTGATGAATCTCATAACCTGAGAGAGGAGTTCGTGGGCTTCCTGCCTTATGAAGCTGATGCAGAAATTTTGGCTGTGAAATTTCACACTACAATAACTGAGAAGTGGGGATTAAACATGGAGTATTGCCGTGGTCAGGCTTACATTGTGTCCAGTGgattttcttccaaaatgaaaGTTGTTGCTTCTAGACTTTTAGAGAAATATCCCCAAGCCATCTACACACTCTGCTCTTCCTGTGCCTTAAATATGTGGTTGGCAAAATCTGTGCCTGTTATGGGAGTGTCTGTTGCATTAGGAACAATTGAggaagtttgttcctttttccatCGATCACCACAACTGCTTTTAGAACTTGACAATGTAATCACTGTCCTCTTTCAGAACAATGAAGAACGGGGTAAAGAACTGAAGGAGATTTGCCATTCTCATTGGACAGGCAGGCATGATGCTTTCGAGATTTTAGTGGACCTCCTCCAGGCACTTGTTTTATGTTTAGATGGTATAAATAGTGACACAAGTATTAGATGGAATAACTGTATAGCTGGCCGAGCATTTGTCCTCTGTAGTGCAGTAACAGATTTTGATTTCATCGTTACCATTGTTGTTCTTAAAAATGTTCTATCTTTTACAAGAGCCTTTGGGAAAAATCTCCAGGGGCAAACCTCTGATGTCTTCTTTGCAGCCAGTAGCTTGACTGCAGTGCTGCATTCACTAAATGAAGTGATGGAAAATATTGAAGTTTATCATGAATTTTGGTTTGAGGAAGCCACAAATTTGGCAACCAAACTTGATATTCAAATGAAGCTCCCTGGGAAATTCCGCAGAGCACAGCAAGGTAACCTGGAATCTCAGCTAACCTCTGAGGGTTACTATAAAGAAACTCTGAGTGTCCCAACAGTGGAACACATTATTCAGGAACTGAAAGATATATTCTCAGAACAGCACCTCAAAGCTCTTAAATGCTTATCTCTGGTCCCGTCTGTCATGGGACAGCTCAAGTTCAACACGTCAGAGGAGCATCATGCTGACATGTACAGAAGCGACTTACCCAATCCTGACACGCTCTCGGCCGAGCTGCACTGTTGGAGAATCAAGTGGAAACACAGAGGGAAAGATATAGAGCTTCCATCCACCATTTATGAAGCCCTCCATCTGCCAGACATCAAGTTTTTTCCTAATGTTTATGCACTGCTGAAGGTCCTTTGTATCCTTCCTGTGATGAAGGTTGAGAATGAACGCTATGAAAACGGGCGGAAGCGTCTCAAAGCATACCTGAGGAACACTTTGACAGACCAAAGGTCGAGTAACTTGGCTTTGCTTaacataaattttgatataaaaCATGATCTGGATTTAATGGTGGACACATATATCAAACTCTATACAGCTAAGTCAGAGCTTCCTACAGAGAATTCAGAAACCATTGAGAATACCTAA